In Rutidosis leptorrhynchoides isolate AG116_Rl617_1_P2 chromosome 2, CSIRO_AGI_Rlap_v1, whole genome shotgun sequence, one genomic interval encodes:
- the LOC139890103 gene encoding uncharacterized protein, which translates to MAYNYVGVSQRSHTLKMFLWVLFNGNEWKSEVTDDNTLETIYFYSQNDPNYEAQIEIQFEEVFSTTQGSGYVDLIQTLEGGQSTSNLHSTVVEYEQERRDEVENVVDPDDGMSTATDDIVSEYSVEDNVSGDEGREEQVEPQLEPAPVSRFGFVNSGEGSNSFPYDDDQEASWVFYDKEIGIVSKGMVFQNKSELIYAVRKWNIQHNREIVVTQSKPGYWQAHCRTTSSSFKGPQERYHCAWSVSGSSHNRSKLWKITKWKDEHTCYGHVSENNNRCLTASLIATEIEHQICVYVAYPVKNIQAQIKNTWHVDVRYSKAWNARRIAIERLFGTWESNFIHLPNYINELVTTNPDTIVVFENRPEIYEGFATFKFVFWAFGPAIKAFKLCIPMICIDGTHLKGSYKGKLLTSVAKNANNQILPIAFVLVDEESNESWSWFLQMLQENVIGDENLCVIFDRHQGILHAMGAQTYGWEHRYCLRYIRSNLLSKHTKVKSLKHLCWTVGSTTNQILYKNAFRAIKQASVEAWQYLQDADVGKWTVYRDSQRSRWGNTMTNIAESLNNVFHYARMMPIKACIEYTFDYTRQHFYDQSREARLCNSPLSKYMFNIFNERAKRAQRYKTTCYHEEQGIYKVHSTYQRSGEGGTDYTVEFKMKRCSCGIWQHQRLPCSHAISVCSHLNEDINKQISKKYTTPTWREQYSDHFNPLRDASYWTHIEWKIMADPSRLIKHRGRKQSKRMKNQMDEREKQVPKCGICRTEGHNRNTCPRTRNP; encoded by the exons ATGGCGTATAATTATGTAGGTGTGAGTCAAAGATCACACACGTTAAAAATGTTCTTGTGGGTTCTTTTCAATGGAAATGAATGGAAAAGTGAAGTTACTGATGATAACACTttggaaacaatatatttttaTTCTCAGAATGATCCAAATTACGAGGCTCAAATTGAAATTCAGTTTGAGGAAGTTTTTTCAACCACCCAAGGTTCGGGTTATGTTGATCTTATTCAAACTTTGGAGGGTGGTCAATCAACATCAAACCTCCATTCAACAGTGGTTGAATATGAACAAGAACGAAGAGACGAAGTAGAAAATGTAGTAGACCCTGATGATGGTATGTCTACTGCAACCGACGATATAGTTTCTGAATATAGCGTTGAAGATAATGTTTCGGGTGACGAAGGTAGAGAGGAGCAAGTGGAACCACAATTGGAACCTGCCCCAGTTTCacgttttgggtttgttaattcaGGTGAGGGTAGTAATAGTTTTCCATACGATGACGACCAAGAAGCTTCATGGGTTTTTTATGATAAGGAGATCGGTATTGTTTCCAAAGGAATGGTGTTCCAGAACAAATCCGAACTTATTTATGCTGTTCGAAAATGGAATATACAGCATAATAGAGAAATAGTTGTTACACAAAGCAAGCCGGGTTATTGGCAAGCACATTGTAGAACAACTAGCTCAAGTTTTAAGGGTCCACAAGAAAGATACCATTGTGCCTGGAGTGTTAGTGGTTCGTCTCACAATCGATCTAAGTTATGGAAAATAACAAAATGGAAAGATGAACACACGTGTTATGGACACGTATCAGAAAACAACAATCGTTGTTTAACCGCTAGCTTAATTGCTACTGAAATTGAACATCAAATATGTGTATACGTTGCTTATCCTGTTAAAAACATCCAAGCCCAAATAAAAAATACATGGCATGTGGATGTCCGTTACAGCAAAGCATGGAACGCTAGGCGTATTGCAATCGAACGATTGTTTGGAACTTGGGAAAGTAACTTTATTCATTTACCAAATTATATAAATGAATTAGTTACTACCAATCCAGACACAATTGTTGTGTTTGAAAATAGACCTGAAATTTATGAAGGTTTCGCCACCTTTAAATTTGTGTTTTGGGCATTCGGTCCAGCCATTAAAGCGTTTAAACTGTGTATTCCAATGATTTGCATCGATGGCACCCATTTGAAAGGTAGTTATAAGGGTAAACTGTTAACATCGGTTGCCAAAAATGCTAACAATCAAATTCTACCTATTGCCTTTGTCCTAGTTGATGAAGAAAGTAACGAAAGTTGGTCTTGGTTTTTGCAAATGCTCCAAGAAAATGTTATTGGAGACGAAAATTTGTGTGTCATCTTTGATCGACACCAAGGTATCTTACATGCAATGGGTGCTCAAACATATGGTTGGGAacatag gtactGCTTGCGCTACATTCGTAGTAACTTGTTGAGCAAACACACTAAAGTGAAATCGCTCAAACACTTGTGTTGGACAGTCGGTTCAACAACAAATCAAATATTGTACAAGAATGCTTTCAGGGCCATCAAACAAGCTAGTGTTGAGGCTTGGCAATATTTGCAAGATGCTGATGTAGGCAAATGGACTGTGTATAGGGACAGTCAGAGGAGTCGTTGGGGTAACACAATGACAAATATTGCTGAGTCACTCAACAATGTGTTCCATTATGCCCGAATGATGCCGATCAAAGCGTGTATCGAATATACCTTTGATTACACCAGACAACACTTCTACGACCAAAGTCGAGAAGCAAGGCTATGTAATTCACCACTTTCGAAGTACATGTTTAACATCTTTAACGAACGGGCAAAAAGAGCTCAACGTTACAAAACAACATGTTATCACGAAGAACAAGGTATCTACAAGGTTCATTCAACGTATCAAAGAAGTGGTGAGGGTGGCACTGATTACACAGTGGAGTTTAAAATGAAAAGGTGTTCATGTGGTATTTGGCAACACCAAAGATTACCTTGCTCTCATGCCATTTCTGTATGTAGCCATCTAAACGAGGATATAAATAAACAAATCAGTAAAAAGTATACAACTCCTACATGGAGAGAGCAATATAGTGATCATTTTAATCCTTTAAGAGATGCGAGCTACTGGACACATATAGAATGGAAAATTATGGCCGATCCATCAAGATTGATTAAGCACAGAGGGCGGAAGCAATCAAAACGTATGAAGAACCAGATGGATGAACGTGAAAAGCAAGTTCCAAAGTGTGGTATATGCAGAACTGAAGGTCATAACAGGAATACTTGTCCACGTACTAGAAACCCATAG